CTGGTGCAGGGCGCGGAGGAGTGGGAAGCGCTATCCTTTCAAAGGGCTGACTTGCAGGAGGATGGGAGCTGGCTCCTGTCCGGCTTGCTCCGGGGACTCTACGGCTCAGCGCCTGCTGCGGCAGGGCAGGGCGCGCTTGTCGTCCTCATCGATGACGCGCTCGAGCCGTCTGCGCTCAAGCGCGCCGAAGTTGGTATCGAGATGTACTGGCGGGCTGGTGGGTCTGACCCGCAAGTCTTCAGGCATGAAGACAGGGCCGGGCTGCCTTGGCCGGTCTCTCAGCTGCGGGGCAAGCAAACGGCTGGAGGAATGCAGGTGAGCTGGCTCGCCAGCGCGCCGGACATCCCTGATAGCTGGGACCTGCCGGACCCGACCGGGCCGCGCCTTTTTGAGGTTGTCGGCCTGCGAGACGGCACAGAAGTCGTGAATTTCAGGACGCCGGAATCGGCTGTCGCGCTGGACGTTTTGGTGAATGAGCTGCGTGTCGCGGAAGTCGCAGCTGATGGACGTTTAGGCAGGTGGGTTTCAATCGGCGCGGGCGCACTCTAACTAGGCATTGGATTTTCAGTTTGAAGAAAGAGAAAGACGTCCTTGACCCGCGATCCCTATCAGACACTCGGTGTGACCAAATCTGCCTCGACCGAGGAGATCCGGAAGGCCTATCGCAAGAAGGCCAAGGAACTTCACCCCGACCTTCACCCGAATGACGAGAAGAAAGCGAACGCCTTCAAGGAAGCGTCAGCGGCCTTCGAAATCCTGAGCGACGAATCCAAACGCGCCCAGTTCGACCGGGGCGAAATCGATGCCGATGGTAACCCGACTGGCTTTGCGGGTGCAGGCGGTGGTTATGGCGGCGGCTTCGGCGGCGGTTTCCGCCAGCACGGCAGCTCGTTCCAGGGCGATCCGTTTGAGGACATCCTGTCCGGCATGTTCGGTGGCCAGAGACGCCGGGCAGGGCCGCGCAAGGGCGCCGATATCCGTTACCGCGTCGATATCTCGTTCGAGGACTCGGTCCTCGGCGCGAAGCGTCAGATGACGATGGCCGACAATAAGAGCCTGAATGTCTCCATCCCGCCGGGCGTTGCCACGGGACAGGTGCTGCGCCTGAAAAGCCAGGGTGAGCCATCGCAGACAGGCGGCCCGCCGGGCGATGCGCTGCTGGAGCTTCACGTGCGCCCAAGCAAGACCTGGACGCGTGAAGGGTCAGACCTGCGAATGTCAGTGCCGCTGCCGCTCAAGACGGCAGTACTTGGCGGCAATATCGAGGTCCCCACGCCCGCTGGTACGGTGACCCTCAAAGTCCCCGAGGGCGCCAATACGGGGATGGTGCTTCGCCTTCGCAATAAAGGCGTTCAGTTCAAGGATACGCCGGGGCATCTTTATGCCCGGCTGGAGGTCACGCTTGAAGATCCGAAGGATGAAGGCCTTCGCGAATGGGCCCGCCAGCGTTGAGCTGACTTCAATTCTGACTAAACTCCCCGCTTGTCATTCAGCATGTATTCAGGGCCGAAGGTGCATAACCCGTCTCATGAAACGGATCATTCTTTCTCTCTGCGTTGGCCTTGCCGCCTTCTCGCCTTGCGCCACCGCGCAAGGCCAGTGGAGCAATTCCTTCACGGCGGATGACGCGCGTAATGCTCGTGAGCGCGGAGAGATACTCCCGTTGAAGAACATTCTACGTCCTATCGAGTCGCGCTATGGAGGCGAGATGCGCCGTTTCGTCGGCCTCTTTGATAGGAACGGACAAAAAGTTTATGTCATCGACTGGACGACGCGTCAGGGTGAACTCGTGCAGTTCACGATCGACGCACAGACTGGTCGGATCATAAGCGTTAGCTAGGTAAACATTTATGCGAATTCTTGTTGTTGAAGACGATGCTGATCTTCGCCGGCAGCTTGCCGATGCCCTGACCCAGTCAGGCTATGCCGTTGATCTTGCCGCCGATGGCGAAGACGGACACTTCCTCGGCGATACAGAGCCGTATGACGCCGTCATTCTCGATCTTGGCCTGCCCAAGATGGACGGTGTGACGATCCTTGAGCGCTGGCGCGATGACGGCAAGGACTTCCCCGTGATGATCCTGACCGCGCGCGACCGCTGGAGCGAAAAGGTGGCCGGTTTCGATGCGGGCGCTGACGACTATCTGACCAAGCCCTTCTACACTGAAGAGCTTCTGGCACGCCTTCGGGCGCTGTTGCGCCGGGCAACCGGTCACTCAGCTGCCGCGCTGGAAGCAGGTAGCCTCCGCGTCGACACCCGCGCCGCCCGGGCAACGGTCAATGGCCGTCCTGTGAAGCTGACCGCGCATGAATACCGCGTCCTGTCTTACCTGATGCACCATCAGGGCCGGGTCGTGCCTCGTACCGAACTGGTTGAGCACATCTACGACCAGGACTTTGATCGCGACTCAAACACGATCGAGGTCTTCATCGGTCGGCTCCGTAAGAAGATAGGCACCGACCGGATCCAGACGGAGCGTGGCCTCGGCTACCGCCTCGTCGTGCCGGAAGGTGAGACAGCAGGCCTTGCCTGATCTGACGGAAACCGGTGATGCAAGGATGAGCGACACGGCACAGCAGGCGAAGCCGAGCCTGTCGCTCTCTCGCCGCCTGTTTCTTGGTGCCATTGTCTGGAGCCTGATCGTCGTTGTCGGCGGCGTCATCGCCATGACCGCGGCCTATCGCACCCAGACCGTGCGTATCCTGCAGCAGGAACTCGATTCCACGCTGGTCACGCTGCCGCGGGCCCTGGAGATTCTGCCAGATGGCCGCGTCATCGATATTCCAGAACGGCTTCCAAGCGATTCACGTTTTCAGCTGCCACTTTCCGGACGGTATTGGGCGATGATCGCCGTTCAGTCGGACGGCAGCTTCGGCAATGATATCCGCTCCCAGAGTGTGTGGGACGGCCCGCTTCCCCTGCCGCGGGGCCTTGCTGACGCCGCACTCATCGCGCCGGGCGAGACGCAATACGGAACGACGAGCGGGCCGAATGATGAGCGCCTGCGCGTCGCGGTGCGATCCATCACGGTCCCCAACCGCGACAACCCCATCCTTCTGATGGCCGCCGCAGACCGCGCCGTGACGGACGAAGGCGCGAACCAGCTGCGCCTTATCCTCCTCGTCGCTATGGCAACGCTGGCAGGCGGGACGCTCCTCGCGCTCTGGATCGGCTTGCGCGTGGCACTTCGCCCATTCGACCGGGTCCAGTCCCACATCGCCGAAATCAGCGAGGGGCAGCGAGCCCGTCTCGATGGTGATTACCCGATCGAGGTCATCCCGCTGACCGATGAACTCAACAAGCTGCTCGATAGCAATCGCAAGATCGTCGAACGCTCGCAGACCCATGTCGGCAATCTTGCCCATGCGCTGAAAACGCCGCTCGCCGTGCTGCGCAATGAAGCCACGGGTGACACAGGACTTGATGATGTCGTGCGGCGCCAGACTGAATCCATGCGCGCCAATGTCGAGCACTATCTGAAGCGTGCCCAGGCGGCAGCGCGGTCTGAGGCGCTGGGCGTGCGCACTGAAATCGCCCCCGTCGCAGCTGGGCTGGCGCGCCTTCTCAATCGTCTATTCGAGGCGAGAAACATCACCGTCACGACTGAAATTGGCGCTGACAGGGTGGCCCGGATCGAGCAGCAGGATCTGGAAGAGATGCTGGGGAACCTCATGGAGAACGCCTGCAAGTGGGCCAATTCGCGCGTTGAAGTTTCCTGCAGCCGCAGTCAGAACGGCTTCATGCACATTCATGTTGATGATGACGGCAAGGGGCTTGCCCCGGAAGCCAGGGAAGCAGCACTCCAGCGCGGTGTCCGGCTGGACGAGACGGCGCCGGGGACAGGGCTTGGCCTGTCCATCGTGGCCGACATCTCTGAAATGAATGGGGGGCGGCTAGACCTTTCCGAAAGCCCCTTAGGCGGCCTTCGCGCCACGATCACGTTGCGCGGCCAATGAAGCACGCAACACTCATATGGATGGGCGCAGCGGTGCTGCTCGCTGGCGGCGCCTACTTACTGAAGGGCCAGCCGCTGCTGCCTGACCAGCCCTATGCAGACCGCGAGGCCGAGATTGCTTCACGCCCGGCCGAAGACCTCTCTCCTGGTGAGATGCTTGCGCGTCTGCAGCGCACGGCGCGCGAACGCCCCGACGAGGCCGAGCCGCAATACTATATCGGCGTGCTGCTTCGCGCGCAGGGCCGGACGGATGATGCCTTGCGCGCCTTCCAGTCAGCGCTCCGGCGTGATCCGGACCATGTCCCCGCGCTACTCGGTCTAGCTGACGCCGTTGTGACCCGCGATGGCGGAATGATCACAGAGCCTGCCGCGCGCCTTTATGATCGCGCCTGGCGGCTCGATAATTCGCAGACGCGCGCCGGCATTCTTGCCGCCATGCCAGCCTATCAGGCAGGTGACCTCGACGCGGCACAGGCGCATTGGGAGCGTGTCTTCGCAGACCTGCCCGAGGACGACCCCCGCCGCGCCATGCTGAACGCCATGCGCGCTGAAGCCGACGCTGCCCGCGAAGCGCGCGAGACAGAAGACTGATCAGGCCGGCGTCTGCTGGTGCTGTACGATGCGCCAGTCGCCATCGGTGCAGACATAGGTCGAGCTGCAATAGGCTTCGTACGTGTCGCTACCTTTGAGACCACGTCCGACATAGGCAAGCGTCACGGTCGATTCGCTGGACTGGATTTCGCTGACGCTGTCGAGCTCAACATCATCCCATCGCGGCGCCATCTTCACTGTTTCGATGATGGCTTCGCGTGAAAGAATGCCAGCAGGCAGGGGGAAAACCATGACGCAATTTTCCGCCATCAGCTTGTCATAGTCGTCGGCAGGACCGGTCCATAGCTGCTTCTCGATTTCCCAGAGATGAGGGAATTGCGGCATGTCGAACCTCTCAGCGCAAAAACAAGGCTTGCGATAACACGCGAGCAGTCTGGATGTTTCGGTCGCAGTGTCAAACCCTGCAGTATCGACTAAAACCCCGCTTGTTATGAGAGCAAGATCAAAACGACTTTGGGGCGTGGCCATTGCTGGCCTGCTCTTGGTGAGCGCGGTGACACTGTCAGCCGTCGCGCTGAAACAGCACGCCGACCTGTTCTATACGCCGCAATTGCTGGCCGAGCAGGGGCAGCCCGATGTTGGCAAGCGTGTGCGCATTGGCGGCTGGGTCCAGATCGATTCGATCGAATATGGCGACGGCGCTGATATGACCTTCCTCATTGAAGATGGGTCGGGCGAGACGCTTGCCGTCAGCTATACTGGCGTCGTGCCGGACCTCTTCCGCGAAGGTGAGGGCGTCGTCGCCACCGGACGCTTCGACGAGAGCGGTGCGTTCACGGCTGAAAACATTCTCGCCAAGCATGATGAGAACTATCAGCCGCGCGAACTGAAGAATGCGCGCCAGGCCACTTCATGATTGAGGCCGGCCACTTTGCGGCGTTCCTTGCGCTGATCCTGAGCTTCTTTCAGGCTGGTCAAGGGCTGATGGGGCAACGCCGCGCGGCGGGTCTCTCTGCCATCGTCGCATTTGGGGCGATGACGTTTTCGTTCGCCACGCTGGTCGTCGCCTTTGCGACTTCGGATTTCTCGGTCCAGCTGGTTGCGGCCAACTCCCACACGCTCAAACCCTTCGTCTACAAGATTGCGGGCACGTGGGGGAATCATGAAGGCTCCATGGCGCTCTGGTGCCTGGTGGGGATCGGTTTCGGCGCGGCCGCCGCGAAGCTGCTGTCCACCGGCAGGCCGACTTTCGAGGCACGCGCGCTCGGCGTGCAGGGCCTGCTCAATGGCGGCTCTCTTCTCTATCTCCTGCTGGCGTCCTCGCCATTCACACGTCTCGACCCGGCGCCGCTTCAGGGGGCAGGTCTCAATCCGCTTTTGCAGGACCCTGCGCTCGCAGCCCACCCGCCCATGCTTTACCTCGGCTATGTTGGCTATTCCTTCGTGTTCGCGCTGGCGGCGGCCGGCCTCATTGAAGGGCGTATCGACAGGGTCTGGGCGCGCACCGCGCGGCTCTGGGCGCTCGCGGCCTTTGCACCTCTGACTGTCGGAATCGCGCTTGGCAGCTACTGGGCCTATTATGAGCTTGGCTGGGGCGGCTGGTGGTTCTGGGACCCAGTCGAAAATGCGAGCCTCATGCCTTGGCTGATTGGCGCGGCCTTGCTCCATTCAGTGATCGTCACCGAGAAGCGCGGCAGCTTCGGCGTCTGGACGGCGCTCCTCGCGGTTCTGGCTTTCTGCTTCTCCATGCTCGGCGCCTTCCTTGTGCGCTCCGGCGTGCTGACTTCCGTTCACGCCTTCGCCGTTGACCCGCTCCGTGGCTCTCTCCTGCTCGCAGGACTCCTCTTCTTCGGCGGCGCCGCGCTCATTCTCTTCGCGCTTCGTGCGGGCAAGCTGGAGGCGGGCCCGAACTGGACGACCGGCAGCCGCGAAGGCGCGCTCATGGGCAATAATCTTGTCCTGATCGTTGCGACAGCGACGGTCCTGCTCGGCACGCTCTTTCCGCTTATCGCCGAAGCGGCAGGTGAGACAATGTCCGTCGGTGAGCCTTACTTCAATCTAACCTTCACCCCCATCATGTCGCTTGCGCTGATTGCGCTGCCGATCGTGCAGGCCTGGAGCTGGGGCAAGGCGGACCTCTCCTCGCTCTGGCAATGGGCGGCCGCCTTTGCCGGGATCGTCGCTGTCTTCTGGCTCGCAGGGATCGGCCCGTTCGACATTCCACTTCTCGCAGGCATCGGTCTTGCCATCGCAGTCTGGCTGATCGCGGGCGCTGCGATGGAGATCTGGCGCCGCGCCAAGACAGTGCAGCGCCTTGGCAAGATGCCGGCTCGCGTCTGGGGTATGACGCTTGCGCATGCGGGCCTTGGTTTCTTCGTCATGGGCGCCGTGCTGGAAACATCGGGCCGCGAGCACACGACGATTGCGCTACAGGAAGGCCAGGCGACCAATGTGGCTGGCTGGCAGCTCACGCTAGACGATGTGGAAAGTATCGAAGGGCCAAACTGGTACGCCGAACGCGCCACCCTCACGGCCCGGCGCGGCGGCACAGTCACAGAGCTGCAACCGCACAAGCGCTTCTATCCGGCCGCCCAGATGCCGACGACCGAAACCGCGATCCATAAGACAGGTCTTGCTGACCTCTATGTCGCGCTCGGCGATGGTCGCAGGAATACGCAAGGCGAGACGCGCTGGACGTTCGAAGTCTTCCTCAACCCGTTCATCGACCTCATCTATCTCGGGACGATCCTGATTGGCC
This genomic interval from Thalassovita mediterranea contains the following:
- a CDS encoding histidine kinase; translated protein: MSDTAQQAKPSLSLSRRLFLGAIVWSLIVVVGGVIAMTAAYRTQTVRILQQELDSTLVTLPRALEILPDGRVIDIPERLPSDSRFQLPLSGRYWAMIAVQSDGSFGNDIRSQSVWDGPLPLPRGLADAALIAPGETQYGTTSGPNDERLRVAVRSITVPNRDNPILLMAAADRAVTDEGANQLRLILLVAMATLAGGTLLALWIGLRVALRPFDRVQSHIAEISEGQRARLDGDYPIEVIPLTDELNKLLDSNRKIVERSQTHVGNLAHALKTPLAVLRNEATGDTGLDDVVRRQTESMRANVEHYLKRAQAAARSEALGVRTEIAPVAAGLARLLNRLFEARNITVTTEIGADRVARIEQQDLEEMLGNLMENACKWANSRVEVSCSRSQNGFMHIHVDDDGKGLAPEAREAALQRGVRLDETAPGTGLGLSIVADISEMNGGRLDLSESPLGGLRATITLRGQ
- a CDS encoding J domain-containing protein; amino-acid sequence: MTRDPYQTLGVTKSASTEEIRKAYRKKAKELHPDLHPNDEKKANAFKEASAAFEILSDESKRAQFDRGEIDADGNPTGFAGAGGGYGGGFGGGFRQHGSSFQGDPFEDILSGMFGGQRRRAGPRKGADIRYRVDISFEDSVLGAKRQMTMADNKSLNVSIPPGVATGQVLRLKSQGEPSQTGGPPGDALLELHVRPSKTWTREGSDLRMSVPLPLKTAVLGGNIEVPTPAGTVTLKVPEGANTGMVLRLRNKGVQFKDTPGHLYARLEVTLEDPKDEGLREWARQR
- a CDS encoding heme lyase CcmF/NrfE family subunit, producing the protein MIEAGHFAAFLALILSFFQAGQGLMGQRRAAGLSAIVAFGAMTFSFATLVVAFATSDFSVQLVAANSHTLKPFVYKIAGTWGNHEGSMALWCLVGIGFGAAAAKLLSTGRPTFEARALGVQGLLNGGSLLYLLLASSPFTRLDPAPLQGAGLNPLLQDPALAAHPPMLYLGYVGYSFVFALAAAGLIEGRIDRVWARTARLWALAAFAPLTVGIALGSYWAYYELGWGGWWFWDPVENASLMPWLIGAALLHSVIVTEKRGSFGVWTALLAVLAFCFSMLGAFLVRSGVLTSVHAFAVDPLRGSLLLAGLLFFGGAALILFALRAGKLEAGPNWTTGSREGALMGNNLVLIVATATVLLGTLFPLIAEAAGETMSVGEPYFNLTFTPIMSLALIALPIVQAWSWGKADLSSLWQWAAAFAGIVAVFWLAGIGPFDIPLLAGIGLAIAVWLIAGAAMEIWRRAKTVQRLGKMPARVWGMTLAHAGLGFFVMGAVLETSGREHTTIALQEGQATNVAGWQLTLDDVESIEGPNWYAERATLTARRGGTVTELQPHKRFYPAAQMPTTETAIHKTGLADLYVALGDGRRNTQGETRWTFEVFLNPFIDLIYLGTILIGLGALLSMFGRKARAKEAEE
- a CDS encoding nuclear transport factor 2 family protein; protein product: MPQFPHLWEIEKQLWTGPADDYDKLMAENCVMVFPLPAGILSREAIIETVKMAPRWDDVELDSVSEIQSSESTVTLAYVGRGLKGSDTYEAYCSSTYVCTDGDWRIVQHQQTPA
- a CDS encoding response regulator transcription factor, which codes for MRILVVEDDADLRRQLADALTQSGYAVDLAADGEDGHFLGDTEPYDAVILDLGLPKMDGVTILERWRDDGKDFPVMILTARDRWSEKVAGFDAGADDYLTKPFYTEELLARLRALLRRATGHSAAALEAGSLRVDTRAARATVNGRPVKLTAHEYRVLSYLMHHQGRVVPRTELVEHIYDQDFDRDSNTIEVFIGRLRKKIGTDRIQTERGLGYRLVVPEGETAGLA
- a CDS encoding tetratricopeptide repeat protein; protein product: MKHATLIWMGAAVLLAGGAYLLKGQPLLPDQPYADREAEIASRPAEDLSPGEMLARLQRTARERPDEAEPQYYIGVLLRAQGRTDDALRAFQSALRRDPDHVPALLGLADAVVTRDGGMITEPAARLYDRAWRLDNSQTRAGILAAMPAYQAGDLDAAQAHWERVFADLPEDDPRRAMLNAMRAEADAAREARETED
- a CDS encoding cytochrome c maturation protein CcmE, translated to MAIAGLLLVSAVTLSAVALKQHADLFYTPQLLAEQGQPDVGKRVRIGGWVQIDSIEYGDGADMTFLIEDGSGETLAVSYTGVVPDLFREGEGVVATGRFDESGAFTAENILAKHDENYQPRELKNARQATS